Sequence from the Catenuloplanes indicus genome:
CTACTTCGCCGGCCAGGTCTTCGCGCTCGGTGTCGCGCAGGTCGCGCTCACCTGGCCGCTGGTCGCCGCCTGCCTCGCGGTGAGCTGGTGGGTGATGGTGCGGACGCTGCCGGCGGACCACCCGGGGCTGCGGCACCCTCAGGACGGCCGCACCGTGTCGAAGCCCTGACGCGGCATCGCACCCCAGACCCGCTTCTTGTTCCGCCACGCCTGCCACGCGCCGCGCGCCTGGTAGCAGGCGAGCGCCTGCCGGTAGCCGAGGTTCTCGAAGATCGCGGCGAGAAACCCGCGGCCGAGGTCGTCCCAGCGCGGGTAGCGGTGGAACGACACCTCCTCCAGTAGCAATGCCGCGACGCTGACCAGCATGCCGTAGCCGTACGCGACCAGCGCGAACCGCCAGGCGAAGTCGAGGTCGATCGCGTCCACCAGCAGCCCGGCCGGCAGCAGGACCAGCGCGGACAGCTCCACGAACGGCGCCATCAGCTCGAACACCACGTAGTACGGCAGCGCGAACATGCCGATCCGGCCGTAGCGCGGGCGCAGCAGCATGCCGCTGTGCGTGCGCAGGATCTCCGCGATGCCCCGGTGCCAGCGGGTGCGCTGCCGGCCGAGCACCCGCATGGTCACCGGCGCCTCGCTCCACGAGACCGGCTCCGCCACGAAGATCACCTTGTACGCCCGGCCCTGTTCCCGCAGGTGGTGGTGCAGCCGGACGACCAGCTCCGCGTCCTCGCCGATGGTGTCGTGCGCCATTCCGCCGACCTCGGCCAGCAGGTCCCGGCGGAACATGCCGAACGCGCCGGAGATGACCACCAGCCCGCCGAGCCGGGACCAGCCGGTGCGGCCCATCAGGAACGCGCGCAGGTACTCCACGATCTGCATGCGGACCAGCCACTGCCGCGGCATGCGCACGTCGACCACGCGGCCGCCGACCACCGCGCAGCCGTTCGCGATCCGCACCACGCCACCGACCGCCGCGGTGCCGAGCGGATCGTCCGCGAACGGCTTGACCACGCTGAGCAGCGCCTCCGGGTCGAGCACCGAGTCCGCGTCGGCCATGCAGACCAGCGGGTGCCGGGACAGGTTGATGCCGACGTTGAGCGCGTCCGCCTTGCCGCCGTTGACCTTGCGGACGACGATCAGGCCGTCCGGGTTCGCACGGGCCACGTGCACGCTGATCACCGCGCCGCGGAACGGCACCTCGCCCGGCACCACGCGCGGCACCCGGACCAGGTCGAACTCGCGTTCCAGCCGGTCGAACGTGTCGTCGGTGGAGCCGTCGTCGATCACCACGATCTCGAACCGCGGGTAGCGCAGCGCCATCATCGCCTGCACCGCGGCCACGATCCCGGCGCCCTCGTTGCGGGCCGGCATCAGCACCGAGACCGGCGCGGTCAGCGGGCTGCGGAACAGGTCCTCCAGCCCGTTGAACGGCACCCGGCGCAGGTGCCGGAAGAACTCGGCCGCGGCGAGCAGCAGCAGGCCGAGATAGCTGCTGTTCAACGCCACGAAGTAGACGAAGATGAACACGTCCGCGATCCCGATCGCGGTCCGCACCCACGCCCAGTCGTCGATCATCGGCCGCCCACCTCCGCCGCCGCCAGCGCCTCCGCCGCGTGCGGTGAGGCCGCCTCGCGGAGCGCGGCCAGCCCGGCCGGCCCGGCCCGGCGCAGCGCGTGCGCGGCCTCGTGCGCCACCCGGTAGGCCGGGTCGTCGAGCAGCCCGGCCAGCGCGTCCGCCACCCCGGCCGCACCGGCCTCGCCGAGCGCTCGCGCCGCGACCGCGCGCAGCGGGTCCGGGTGGTCAGCCCCAAGGGCCACGACCAGCGGCGGTACGGCGGCACGCCCGCCCATCCGGCCCAGCGTGTTCGCGGCGGCGCGGCGCACGTCCAGCGACGGGTCCTCCTCCAGCACCCGGGCCACCGGCTC
This genomic interval carries:
- a CDS encoding glycosyltransferase family 2 protein, with the translated sequence MIDDWAWVRTAIGIADVFIFVYFVALNSSYLGLLLLAAAEFFRHLRRVPFNGLEDLFRSPLTAPVSVLMPARNEGAGIVAAVQAMMALRYPRFEIVVIDDGSTDDTFDRLEREFDLVRVPRVVPGEVPFRGAVISVHVARANPDGLIVVRKVNGGKADALNVGINLSRHPLVCMADADSVLDPEALLSVVKPFADDPLGTAAVGGVVRIANGCAVVGGRVVDVRMPRQWLVRMQIVEYLRAFLMGRTGWSRLGGLVVISGAFGMFRRDLLAEVGGMAHDTIGEDAELVVRLHHHLREQGRAYKVIFVAEPVSWSEAPVTMRVLGRQRTRWHRGIAEILRTHSGMLLRPRYGRIGMFALPYYVVFELMAPFVELSALVLLPAGLLVDAIDLDFAWRFALVAYGYGMLVSVAALLLEEVSFHRYPRWDDLGRGFLAAIFENLGYRQALACYQARGAWQAWRNKKRVWGAMPRQGFDTVRPS